The DNA sequence taaactagttgaagcttgacaaattgaTGGCTAGCTCCTCCTTGTCCTAATTGATtgctccttgaatcctccttAATGGTGAAATGGATGGATTATGGACTTCTTGATGATGGTGGATGAATGAAATGGTGATAAAGATATGATGCTTCTTTGGCTAACTTTGAGTGGTAGCGATGGAgtttatggtggtggtgatgatggaggAGATAAAGTAGTAAAGGGAGTATGGGTATTATGGGTTTAGATTTTGGGAGGTGAaaatggaggttttgtggagaAGATGGAGAGAAAGAATATGTAATGATGTGGTATGGGTGATGTCCTTTTCAATGGGAGAATGGATGCTTAAATAGATGAAGATAGATGTGTGAAAATGATGATGAGAAGCCAAGATAGCAGCTCAAGCATTGTAAAAAGCATAGatgtggagtatgagagtggtaatagatcctaaaaataagggaaaagggtatggaagagatggagtAAAAAGTGAGAAGTAATGATGAACTATTAAAGAGagtagagtagaaaaatatggctatgagagaagagaggagcagcTAGGTCTCTGAAGCTTCATTCTTGGACCAGGATTGACTTGATATTGCTGTGACTCTAGATGGTTCTTGACTTAACCAtgatctatgacatcatatcttcAAGATTGATCAATAAAATTCTAGAAAAACTCCAAGTAAGTCACCataaaagatctcccaaaaaagCTAACAGTTTATGCCTTATCGGAAAGCCTAATTCACAattgatttcctactgcctcaTTGATGATGCTGACTAGTTATTTGGCTTATGGTGAAGTAAAACATCATACCTTTAAGGAATACTAGCCCTTTCTGTAAGAGTTCACTTGGAATGTTGCAAGAAAAGCTCTGCAAAACTGTTTCCGATAAGCTGATTCTGAACtacagttttctgctttgcagcaactgttttgcataacgatttccgtggacttcccttgtaatttccggCCAAATAGGTAATCAAACACAGTCATTTGCATCAATTCTTCATGGTCCATGGCTTCATTGCTCCATTtaaactcctttttttttttttattgcttcaCAAAGTACTTGTGCCGCCAAAAGTGGTGGTACATGGAAAATTTACcggaattttactttttctcctcctgtcaagattttctacaaacCATAGAACTAGATTAGTCAACACTAAATTGAACTTTTataacaagtaatttccatattttatggcacaaatatatatatatatatatatatattatatgaattatgatccaacagtcTTTGCTTGTTTGGCAGCTCTCCCACGCCAACAACGGCTCATGCCTCATCGGCAGTTGTAATTCAGGTATAGTCTACTATGTTTATGGAGGTGGATTGTAAAGGGTTTGGTTGACATCTTGGTGAAAGTACCCAATATGGTGTTGGTGGTTGGTTATGGAGGTAATGGGGAGTACAAAGTTGACAAATAGGGTTGTGCACATGGTTGGTCAAAGTTAAAGCAGAGGTCATGGCTTGCGTTAGCTTTTATTCAGCGGTTGTTGCTATTAAAGGCCTAATGTTAGTCTCTCAGGAGAGAGAAATGGGTCATGGTTGTTAGAACCAAAATACATATCGAATCATAATAGAGATGATATGAACCTATACTAGATCAAAACATGTATGTAAACTACTGCAGATTACCGGAATGTGTAATTGAACTCGGGATTGAAAGCATCCTATCAATCCTGTATCTgcagaaaacaagaacataagAACACTGATTCAGAAACTTACATGATGCACTTGCATTGTCCATGACAGTCTTCTCCTAAATCCACCTTGATTTTCTCTTAGAAATGGGACTAATTTTTGAGAAAGAACACATGTTTCAGAATGGGACAAGTCTGACATTCATATAGAGGCTTTGCATGACAGTTTCATCCATAAAGAAACTGTCATTTGCTTAACTGGTTTATCAAACCATCAACTACAACAGAttttgaatttaaatacaaaCTTATCCATAACCAGAATTGAATAATAACTTGTACACATGTAATTTTAAACTctgatcaattttcataattatatatattcacatgTATATCTACATATCAGTAAAACTTTATGCAATGTCTAGTTCTATACATAAGCTATATCATTAATTTACAATGGTGGCTTCTTGTTGTTTCCATTAaagttttgttttcaatttctgGTTAGGTTCAAATAATTTTCTGTTCATTTgagctagggtttagagttttggtcttatttgattttatgctggTAAATATGTGATTTAACTTCGGTGCCTTCTGGTTATTTATGTAATGGTGAAGTAGTACGGTTAAATGTAGTTTGGTTGTTTTCGACTTTTGGGACACGGTGCTTGAGATACTGAAATGATTCATTGTCATATTGGTGACAATGTAGTATCGTGACACTCGAGATTAGTTATATTTCAATGTATTTTAAAAGTATGAGCGCAAAATTCAATTAGAAATTGGCCTATTAGACTTATAGATGTCATACATAATAAAATACTAGTAACTATGATTCTGTGTGCCATGGTATTATGAGTTTGTGATCATAACCGATTagttattaatgaaattttaatgaagttttgtatttaaaacaaaacaaaaaaaatcagaaatggTTTCTCATTCATCACGTGTTCTACCTCGACACATGACAATCTAGGGGTGGGCATTTTGTACCGAAAATGCGGTTACCGACCTGAACCGCAccaaaaaaacagttcagtaaCCGCACCGAACAAAAACGATGTCGTTTTATGATCACACCGCACCAAACCGTATAAAAGCGGTTCGGTTGCGGTTTCGGGTCATAAACCACCCGATTTAAACCGACCCACACCGAATTtattttaaatacattttattatttattatttctctattgatggaaatgttggttttcaatatataagaaatccatttttaattaggttttcagtttgtaataagttgctatgtttgcttaatgattgatatatatatatatatatatgtgtgtgtgtgtgtgtgtgtgtgtgtgtgtgtgtgtgtgtaataagttgctatgatctttctgcaagttgcttgatatttgggtgacatttgCCTATTTGTGTGCactctaaatgcattcaaaatttatttatgccttattgaaattattagttgaaattaataaatcgtTCCAAACAGAAACCGACCCGCACCGCACCGAAAAATAGTGTAACCGAAAGAATCAGTTCAGCCTTTTTGTAATGCGGTTGCGGTTTGATATATAGGCCAACCGAAAAAAACAGTTTGAGCCTCAAACTGAACCGAACCGCACCGTGCCCACCCCTATGACAatctatggaaaaaaaaaagattttttattttattttattttatgaccTCATTATCTATTAAGATTTATGACCTCATTATCTATTAAGAACAAAACTGACCACTAGTATAGCTTGCTACATGTTACACCCTAATCATAGCTAGCTATATCAAAGTAACCATTTATCACAAGAAGGAAGTCGCAAACAAAACATGGAATGAGTATATCATTATGTGTCTAGTACGTGTATCATCTAAACGACTCCATCCCATTCCTTTTTCAGTGCAAAGAACATTCAAACCTTTAACCAGAAACCAACCTCCGATTCAACCATTTATTAAAGCAACGACCTTTGTAGCCCATGTCGCCCATCGAACAGGTTAGGGGTTAGTGGTTATGACTTCTGACCATTAAACACCATGGTAGACGAAACTTACAAGTTGAAGTGGTTGCAACGTTGAGCTACTCACCTGCACATTTGTCTGACTCTTTATTACACGCTAGCCTGGTTGGCCTATATATTTATTAGAAAGGCCGGTGCCGGTGCCGGTGCTGGGGCTGGTGCTTGCTTCTTTGGATCCACCACAGCGTACGGCTTTCATGGCGGGATCTTTGTCTCTTCTTCTCAGACGGCTTTACCTTTCCCTCTACAACTGGACCCTCTTCATCGGATGGTAACTAAATCCAAAAAGACTCAATCTTTGTGCTTGTGCACTCATATTTTTCGGGTACCCAATTCGATTTTCTTTCTGGGTTTCAGGTCTCAGGTGCTGTATCTTGCTGTGAAGACACTTCGGGAATCGGGCCCCGGGCAGGTTTACAATGCCCTCGACCGCCCACTTCAGTTTGCTCAATCCGCCGCGTTTTTGGAGATTCTTCATGGCTTAGTCGGTCAGTGCCTTTTTGCTTGAAAAAAAAGTTTGAGAATTCTATGGTGGGCTGTGGGTTTTGTTCGAGTGTTGCGTTTGTGGGTTTTTGTTGAGTCTTGTGTTTGTGGGTTTTGTGTGAAGGTTTGGTGAGATCTCCTATAACAGCCACACTGCCACAGATTAGTTCGAGGTTGTTTCTGGTTTGGGGGATCCTGTGGAGCTTTCCTGAGGTTGGTATGAAGATTCAGAGTTGTAGTCACATTTAGGCATTCTATATTTCAAAGATTTTGGCCTTGTCTTTTCGGGGTTTGGAAATTTTTAGTAACCAAGATGATGCTTATTGCTGCAGACTCAGAGTCATGTCCTTGTGAGCTCTTTGGTCATCAGCTGGTCCATCACTGAGGCAAGTGTTACTGATTGCCTTTTCTTGCGCTTTTAACTGTTCACAGCTCTGTGGAAAAATGTCAGTCTTGAAAGTAGTAGCTACTAGAAGCTGCACGAATAGCAAATCTGTGGAAAATGTTACTGTTCTAACTTGCCTAGTGATCTGTAGGTCTGTCGTGTATTTATCTTTTTAGTTTTAGCTCCGTCTACAATCTAGGTTTTAACTTTTTAAGTATTACTGCAGATCAAGATCTAAGTGCATTAAGGATAATTTGTCTTGCTTCACTTAATATGACTTAACCACTTTTGATTGGGATATTCATGGTTAAGGCAGATATTAGCTAGTTTTATCAGAGAATATAGTGTGTGTCCCTAGACATATGTGCTTTCATCCAAGTTAGGATACAAGTAACTGTGAAGTTTACTTCTTTTGTGGTTGCCTGTCAACACTTAACACCTAGGATTTTAGCTTAATGAAAAGCCTTTTGCCATCAGAGTTTGTTGCTTTAAGGAAGTGGTTTGGAATGCTTTTTGCTTCAAAATATGTACTACAGAGAAACTTAGTATTTATGTGTCTGGTCCCAAATTGCTTGAGAAACCTAAGTATACAACATATGTGAAAAAAATACTGTCCTAAACTGGCTAGAAACAAGTACACAGTGTAGTTATCTTTTGTAGCTCCTTAAACAAACTGGGTCCTTGAAGTATTATTCTAAATCAAGATCGAAGTATGAAATCAAGTGATTTAGTTGGAGCATTAAGTATAACAAGCCTTGCTTCCCATAAAATGGCACGAGTACTCTAGCTGGGTTTTCTTAGAACATCAAACATGGTGCCAGCATTGATCAATTTAAAGACGACGTTTCATTGTTTATATCTTTATAGTTCAGGGACATTATTTTGTTCTGTCCAACAACAGTGTCTCTTGCCATATGCGTGGTTATCATCCAAGTTGGGATATTTATTAGCAAACGGTAAAGTTTTATCTTTTTTGTTTGGATTGCCTATTTAAGGACTTATCAGTACCTAGGATTTTAGCTTAATGAAAAGCCTTTTGCAATCACAGTTTGTCCTTGAACTCAACATTTTTCTAAAGTGGTTAGCTTGCATTTTAGCTTGAATATTTTTATGTGCTTTCTAATCCCATATTGCTTGAGAAACCTAATTAGCTAACACTTAGAATTCTTCAATTTCTAACCTACTATGTTATAGCTAGCCTTTATGTCAAGTGGTATACAGCAAAATTATTTCCTTCTTACTTGCTTTCCTCTTGGCTTTTCCATAATTCTTGACTACAATTAGGATGTGCTGCATCCTGATGTTGGTTGCTatcactttcaatttttataaattcaAGTAGATTGGAAATATTTTCTCATTCATTTCTTTTATGTTGCAGATTATTCGATACTCTTTCTATGGCATGAAAGAGACTCTTGGTTTTGCGCCTTCCTGGCTCCAGTGGCTCAGGTACTATACACTGTTTTAGTGCTCACTGGTATTTGAATGGATGTAATTTGAGTTCTGTATTTATTCATTGCTACCTTTTTCCATGCCATGCAGGTATAGCACCTTCATGTTGTTGTATCCAATTGGGATCACAAGTGAAGTTGGCTTAATATATCTTGCCATGCCACacattaaggtatcaaactaaatgatcgaaagcaaaaaaaaaaattccttgttTTTTGAGGGGAAGTTAGTTGTGGTGGCTGTTCAATCACCAAACCTTACATGCTGTTTTATTTGCAGAATTCTGAGAAGTATTGTATAAGGATGCCAAACAAGTGGAACTTCTCTTTTGATTACGTCTGTGCTGCGATTGTAGCCCTAGGATTCTACGTCCCAGGCATGtactgaaaatctttcattaTTAGCACACATCTGTTTTGGCCTGTTTTATTCATATTCAAATGGTTTCTGTTGCAGGCAGTCCTCACATGTACAGGTATATGCTTACGCAGAGGAAGAAAGTTCTTTCAAAATCTAAAGCGGAGTAGCTGGCAACACACCTTTGATGTACAAGTATTTCTCTTGATTTTTCATGTGGTCTTGTGTTTAAGATGGAATTTCAGTCTAAAAAAGGTTTGGTTAGAAGTCATTTCTTTCTGGTATTGTGTCCAATTTTTCCAAGTAACCTTGGGTTCCAAGGATCACCACCGACGCCACATTCACAAATCCATTCAGACTTTTGTCTTCGCCATGTAAGTTTCCACCCAACATGATGTAGCATAACATGGCTCAAGCTGAAAATGAAGTTATTAGGTTGTGTTGATTATTGGTTTACAAGTAGCCGCAACAGGCGAACAAGGAATGATAACTGGGTCAATTGTGTCGAAACACAAGATTCTGATTAGTGGATGTAAACATTTTAAGAACAGTGCCAAGATGGTTGTCCCGATCTCTTTGCCATGCAGATCATTTCAGTGATTGAATCATCAAAATTGGTCTCCTTGCAATGCAGTTAAATCTCAGAAAATAATACAGGAGACGGTGAAAAATAACATAAGCAATCATTGTCTGATCGCACGAGTAAAAGCAAAAATGAGTAATTAAAGATGAAATAACTTGTTAAAGTATTTTGCTGGATGACAGAGTGATTCGGAAATCGAAAATCTGATAAATAGCCTTGGAGCCTGACTAAatgaagagattttttttttttggacagaCAAAGAGCAGATTTTGGggacaaaaatcatgaaatagcCACAATGTTGTAACTTGTAAGCcccaactctttttttttttttggacgaatGGTAAGCCTCTAACTTGATGCTAAACAAGTTGGTTTATATTGTTAGTTGATGATCCTACACTCTAAAATGGAAATCAAAATTTTTATTCCAACCTACCTAAGAATCTAGTTATAATAATCTGATTTCGTCATTCTACTGTATTCGAGAGAGTTTTAACCATTAGACCAAATGCTAGGTGATCGACACTCATTTTTTGagaaatataaattttgaaGTGTCAAATCAGTCCTCTATTTCCTTCATATAATTTATTTGCATTGTCAGTATAACTATCTATGATGTTCATCACTGCTGATGAATGCTTAGCTCCAGTGATGGTGAACCCACAAATTTGGAAGCAAGTAGAATGAGAACACAGTAATTAAAATGTTCAAACTCAAATAGCCCTGAAGAGTCAGAAAAATCCTACTCCATCTGAATGTTCAAATCTACACAGATTGGAGTAATAAGGTGCtaaaattgtcaaaaaaaatACAACATCAGAACACATAAATGATTTTGAAACTTCAAAAATGAGGAAAAGAAActttcttcttccatttcatTCTTCAGCGGCGCTGGCAGCACTCAGATCCACAGTCAAGTCAAGAACCTAGAGCATGAGGCAATCATGTAAGTTTGCTAGTGGTGATGCAAGAACTTAAATGTAACTATACTATTTCTATCTTGAACAAAACTAGAACTATGCTTAACAATTGAAACAACCGAACACAAAGGCAAGACAAGCTTGGATAAGAAGCAGTAGATTGAACTACAAGGTCAGAGTATATGATCATAGCTACAAAGGAAAGAGCAAAAAAGCCGGAAACTTAAACCTTTTCACTTCATTTTGGTCAAAATGAACAAAAGGATCTAGCACGTTCAATATACAAGTTGGATCACTGgagtaaaattgaaaaattaccTTTCCAGTTATCTTGCTATACATGTCAAGCACATCTTGTACAGTAGTCTCAAAGTGTGTAGTCGCATCATAACTCTGCAAAGAATTCCAACTTCAAGAGATTAACAAAGAGctgaaattctcaatcagaaGAAACACAAACTAGAAAGCCACATGTGAATATGGCCCAACTTGTAATTTGACATAAACCCGATCAACTGACTCCAAGTCCTATAAGACCAATTAGAGTCTACAGAGCAGGCTCTTCCTCTGAGCAATTGGAAAGGAGGGAATTTACCCCGGATAACAACAAACAGACAAACGTTTATTAACAGAAACATGAAGGTTCTAATCTGATGGTAGATTTGTAGTTCTAAGAGAAATAGTACTCATGTGAATGCTAACTTAGACATGATAGTATCCAATTGTCCACAAGAACATTTATATCCCTTCTGATCATTCTCAGTTTTCAGTTAGACTAATGGTCATAGCTTCTTTAAGCCAAAAATAGAAAGCCCCATAAAACTAGGGAATGCCAATCTCCATACTAGATAAGATGTCTGGCTACAAATGCAGCAGAAGAAAGATGTTATATTCTAGCATTAATATAATCTGATCCTACCTTGATCAGAATTGTTGTAGTCCATGGATACAAATATAAATTTCATGCAGCTTAGGAATAATCAAACTGGTAATGTCATGCTTTCTTACCCCAGATATGAAACAGTGGTCAACATCAGACTGGTTAGTAGGTTTATATCTATCGTAAGTGTCAAAAAAGATCTCATCTACAGGTCCCAGGAGATCTGTGCCAGGCTTCAACTCAACCTGAGGATTATCGGTCTCTGCTTCTGTTAAAACAAAAGCAATGTATTTCCCACTTGGAGCTACATTGTGAGAATAGGAGCAGCAAAAAAGATACCTGTTACAGAAGATACCCAAGGAGCACAATGAGAAAGGTCTTATGGTCCGCATTATGCTTATGTTCTAGTATTTGCTGTATCATAATaggttttaccaaaaaaaaaaacaaaaacaaaatcatatgATGAACCTTGAGTATGGCATTTACATATGGAACTTCTTGAGCAATCATTTAACATCTTGATTAGATATTAATATTACCCAAGTAGTCAGTAAATGTCttcaagttaaaaaaaaaataataataataaataaataaagctaGTAAATTGTCCTCAAGTTCAGGTTTTTAAGATACTAAACTTAccaagagaaaaataataaaaacatgtAATCATTATTCATCTGACATGATATCGGTGCATTTGTAGTTTTGTACACACAAGCAGATAAGTAACTTTGATAAGATAGTATGAGATCTTAATAAGAACCTAATTCTCAACCTAAGAGTTTATGGATAGCTAAAAACAAAGTACATGAGATCTTGATGACTCATATATGATCTTGTTGTTGGAGAACAGTTTTCAAAGAAGGATTTTCCATCTCATTATGTAACTGTACATTAGTAGAATGATGTGTTCGGTGTAAGGAAAGCCACTTACATATCAGATTTACGTCCAAGTTGCTTCTGAGGCAGAATAACCTGCACTGAATGAGAATCGTTGGTGTTTGGGATGGGATGGCTCATAATACATATAGCACGGGCAACTT is a window from the Rosa chinensis cultivar Old Blush chromosome 2, RchiOBHm-V2, whole genome shotgun sequence genome containing:
- the LOC112190403 gene encoding very-long-chain (3R)-3-hydroxyacyl-CoA dehydratase PASTICCINO 2A, with translation MAGSLSLLLRRLYLSLYNWTLFIGWSQVLYLAVKTLRESGPGQVYNALDRPLQFAQSAAFLEILHGLVGLVRSPITATLPQISSRLFLVWGILWSFPETQSHVLVSSLVISWSITEIIRYSFYGMKETLGFAPSWLQWLRYSTFMLLYPIGITSEVGLIYLAMPHIKNSEKYCIRMPNKWNFSFDYVCAAIVALGFYVPGSPHMYRYMLTQRKKVLSKSKAE